One Tolypothrix bouteillei VB521301 DNA window includes the following coding sequences:
- a CDS encoding tellurite resistance TerB family protein, producing MGLFDKVFGAHSQVYDILTPAEAFAAITLAATASDGYLSDEEARSISATLSRMKLFRSYSNDVINRMFDKLLGILRRDGLDALFNLAKESLPYDLREAAFAVASDLVLADGIVTREEQDFLNDLCHALDISRNIATQIVEVMVIKNRG from the coding sequence ATGGGTCTATTTGACAAAGTGTTTGGCGCACACAGCCAAGTCTACGACATCCTTACGCCAGCAGAAGCATTTGCTGCTATCACCTTGGCTGCAACTGCCTCAGACGGATATCTTTCTGATGAGGAGGCTCGTAGTATTTCTGCTACGCTGTCTCGGATGAAGCTCTTCAGAAGTTATTCCAATGATGTCATCAACAGAATGTTCGACAAGCTTCTTGGTATTCTAAGAAGAGACGGTTTAGACGCTTTGTTTAACTTAGCAAAGGAATCTTTACCTTACGACTTGAGGGAAGCAGCTTTCGCAGTCGCTTCGGATTTGGTGCTAGCTGACGGTATCGTGACTCGAGAAGAGCAGGATTTCTTGAACGACTTGTGTCATGCTTTGGATATTTCTCGTAACATTGCTACCCAAATTGTGGAAGTGATGGTAATTAAAAACAGGGGCTAA